The Xanthomonas indica sequence TTCGGCGCGCTGCGCGTGCACTACAACGCCTTGCCCACGCTGGCGATGAGCGAAGACGCGGCACGCCGCTACGGCATCGCCCGCGAGGCCGACACCGCCCTGGTGATGATCGCGCTGCGCACCCTGCACGGCGGCGAGGAATCGCCGGCCGTGGGCACGGTGGAGGCGGTGGCGACCGACCTCAGCGGCCAACGCCAGCCCGTGGCGCTGCGCGCGGTCCGCACCGACGCCTACACCGACTACGTCGGCACCGTGCGCAGCAGCGCCCACGACCAATTGCGCTTCGTGGTGCAGGTGCGCAGCGCCGACGGCAGTGGCACGGTGCGCTTTACCCGCAATTTCTAGTGTGCGCGTGCTGCGCAGGCAGAAGGCAGAAGGCAGAAGGCAGAAGGCAGACTAGGCAAGCAGGCAGGCAGGCAGGCAGGACAATCTCTCGTACGAGCGGCTCATGTCACTTTTTTGTGGGATCAGCCGCGATGTGGACCTCCCGGTAACGCCCAGTCGCAACTGAAGCCGCTCCTACGGACAGCCCGACAGACCAGCCCATGCGCACGAGCGCGGTGAGCACAGGCATACCTTGTGGGAGGGACTTCAGTCCCGACTGCATGCAGCATCAGGCGCCTTGCCTATTCGCTCGTCGCTGCTGAAGAGCGCGGTGAAACGCCACACCTCCAGCATTCTCGACAAGCTCGCCACCCGCACCAGGCTCAAGGCAATCACCCTGTGCATCCTTTGAGCGCACAAGCGGCAGCGCCGCGACATCCACCGGCACCGCGTCGGGACTGAAGTCCCTCCCACATCCCCTCGACCCACATCGCATCGCCGTCGCGCCTCGTAGGAGCGGCTTCAGCCGCGACGGGCTTTCCCGATAACGCCCGGTCGCGGCTGAAGCCGCTCCTACGGACAGCCCGACAGACTGGCCGATGCACACGAGCGCGGTGAGCACAGGCGCCCGTTGTGGGAGGGACTTCAGTCCCGACTGCATGCAGCATCAGGCGCCCTCCTCTTCACTCGTCGCGGCTGCTGTGCGCGGCGAAGTACTACGTCTCCACCGTCCTCGACAAACTCGGGACTCGCGCGTCCAGGCCATCACCGCGCGCATTTTCTGAGCGCACAAGCGGCAGCGCCGCGACATCCACCGGCACCGCGTCGGGACTGAAGTCCCTCCCACATCACCTCGACCCACATCACCTCGACCCACATCGCGTCGCCGTCGCGTCTCTTAGGAGCCGCTCTTGTCCCCGGTTTTGGATCAGCCGCGACCGGGCGTGACCGGGAAAGCCCGGTCGCGGCTGAAGCCGCTCCTACGCAGGCCAGACCTGGCGACCGCACCGACACCACACGTGGTTGCTGCGCGCAGACGCGCCGCTCAGTCCTCTGCCCAGCGCTGCGGGCCATCACCGTGCGCGGCGAGAGTATCGGCCGGGTTGCTCAGCCGGCAGCGGCGCAGCGACAGGCAGCCGCAGCCGATGCAGTCGGTGAGCTGGTGGCGCAGGCGAGTGAGCTGCAGGATGCGCGCGTCCAGTTCCTCGCGCCAGGCCGCCGACATCCGCGCCCATTCGGCACGGGTCGGCGTGCGCGCGTCGGGCAGCTGTGCGAAGGCGGCCTTGACGCTGTCCAGCGGTACGCCGACGCGTTGCGCCACGCGGATCACCGCCAGCCGGCGCAACACGTCGCGGGTGTAGCGGCGCTGGTTGCCGGCGGTGCGTGCGCTGCGGATCAGGCCCTTGCTCTCGTAGAAATGCAGCGCCGACACCGCCACGCCGCTGCGCGCGGCAACCTGCCCCACGCTCAGTTCCTCCTGCATCGCTTGACCTCGAGTCCGGTTGAGGTTGCATGCTGCATGGCCTGCAGGCGCCGATGCAAGTCGCCACCGGCAGCCGTCCATCCGCTTTCCCAGGTATCCCGATGCAAGACCACGCCACCGCCGCCGATGTCCCGCCCGCCCCCGCCGCTGCCGGCTCCGTGCTGGCGCCGACCTATCGCGCCACCACCATCGGCATGATCGCGCTGGTGTCGCTGATCGCCTTCGAGGCGCTGGCGGTGGCCGCGGCGATGCCGACCGTGGCCCGCGAACTGGACGGTCTGCGGCTGTATGCGCTGGCCTTCGGCGGGACCCTGGCCACCAGCGTGATCGGCATGACCGTGGCCGGGCGCTGGAGCGACCTGCACGGGCCGGCGGCGCCGCTGTGGGCCGGGCTGGCCTGCTTCGTGTGCGGCCTGCTGCTGGCCGGCTTCGCTCCGTCGATGACGTTGCTGCTGGCCGGTCGATTGGTGCAGGGCCTGGGCGCCGGCGCGATCTCGGTGGTGCTGTACGTGCTGGTCGCACGGCTGTATCCGCAGACGATCCGCCCGCGCATGTTCGCCGCGTTCTCCGCCGGCTGGGTGGTGCCGTCGCTGATCGGCCCCAGCATCAGCGGGCTGATCGTCGAGCACGTCGGCTGGCGCTGGGTGTTCCTGGCGGTGCCGCTGCTGGCGCTACCCGCGGCAGCACTGCTGTGGCCGGCGTTGCGGCGCCTGCCGCACGCCGCCAGCGCGGACGGCGCCAGCGGCGCGTCGCGGCTGTGGTCGCTGGGCGCGGCGGCCGGTGTCTGCCTGCTGTACCTGGGCGGCCAGCAGCGCGGCCTGTGGGCGGCGCTGCTGTTGCCTTCGGCATTGGCGCTGTTGGGGCTGTGCACCTGGCGGCTGCTGCCTGCGGGCACGCTACGTGCCGCACGCGGCCTGCCCAGCGTGATCGCGCTGCGCGGCATCGCCGGGTCGGCGTTCTTCGGCTGCGAGGCGTTCCTGCCGCTGCTGCTGTCGCGCGAACGCGGGCTGTCGCCGGTGTGGGCGGGCGTGGCGCTGAGCGCTGGCGCGCTGGGCTGGTTCGCCGGCTCCTGGTACCAGGGCCACTACGGCCGCGACGCCACCCGCCTGCAGCGGCTGCGGCTGGGCTGCACGCTGATGGCGCTGGGCATCGCGGCCACGACGCTGGCGCTGCTGCCGGCGGTGCCGGCGGTGCTGGCGATCGGCGGCTGGACCGCCACCGGCCTGGGCATGGGCCTGATCTACCCGACCCTGGCGGTGCTGACCCTGACCCTGTCGCCGCCGGCGCGGCAGGGCCGCAACAGTTCGGCGCTGCAGTTGAGCGAGGCGATCGCGGTGGCCACCACGCTGGCGGTCGGCGGCTCGCTGTTCGCCGCGCTGCTGGCGTACTCGGCCAATGCGGCCTACCTGTCGACCTTCGCCGTCGCCGCGCTCATGGCCCTGCTCGGCCTGGGCATCGCCGGCCGTACCCAGCCCACGCATGGCTGACGGAATCGCCGCTTGCAGCGTCTGCCGCGGCGTGGTGGCGTGCGCGACAAGAAGGATCGCGGAAGCGGCGATCGTCCATGGCCGCACGATGACGCGGCCATGGATGCGCGTTGCGCCCGTTCGGCTGGTGGCCTGGCAAGCGCGCCCTAGCGCGCGCCCACGCCCCTGGCCCAGGCCTGGATGATGTCGGCGATGGCGCGCACGCCGTCGGTGAGCGCGGCCGGCCCCGGCTGCAGGATCAGCGGCGACTTGATCTCGAACAGTTGCCCGTCGCGCACCGCCGGAATCGCCGTCCAGCCCGGCCGCGCGGCGACGCGCTCGGGGCGGAAGCGCTTG is a genomic window containing:
- the soxR gene encoding redox-sensitive transcriptional activator SoxR; translation: MQEELSVGQVAARSGVAVSALHFYESKGLIRSARTAGNQRRYTRDVLRRLAVIRVAQRVGVPLDSVKAAFAQLPDARTPTRAEWARMSAAWREELDARILQLTRLRHQLTDCIGCGCLSLRRCRLSNPADTLAAHGDGPQRWAED
- a CDS encoding DUF4426 domain-containing protein, translating into MRALPAVLLCLALAACSDQDTPRPATLLAATPAQADFGALRVHYNALPTLAMSEDAARRYGIAREADTALVMIALRTLHGGEESPAVGTVEAVATDLSGQRQPVALRAVRTDAYTDYVGTVRSSAHDQLRFVVQVRSADGSGTVRFTRNF
- a CDS encoding MFS transporter translates to MQDHATAADVPPAPAAAGSVLAPTYRATTIGMIALVSLIAFEALAVAAAMPTVARELDGLRLYALAFGGTLATSVIGMTVAGRWSDLHGPAAPLWAGLACFVCGLLLAGFAPSMTLLLAGRLVQGLGAGAISVVLYVLVARLYPQTIRPRMFAAFSAGWVVPSLIGPSISGLIVEHVGWRWVFLAVPLLALPAAALLWPALRRLPHAASADGASGASRLWSLGAAAGVCLLYLGGQQRGLWAALLLPSALALLGLCTWRLLPAGTLRAARGLPSVIALRGIAGSAFFGCEAFLPLLLSRERGLSPVWAGVALSAGALGWFAGSWYQGHYGRDATRLQRLRLGCTLMALGIAATTLALLPAVPAVLAIGGWTATGLGMGLIYPTLAVLTLTLSPPARQGRNSSALQLSEAIAVATTLAVGGSLFAALLAYSANAAYLSTFAVAALMALLGLGIAGRTQPTHG